In Streptomyces sp. NBC_01439, the following are encoded in one genomic region:
- a CDS encoding ABC transporter permease encodes MSGPATVLPPAAHARPAGRPREVDNRAAYLSFGLAYLLGHGAAAASEGAAPLLDLPGWLPVTLLGGGLAAGIALTTAAALRAQRGATPPEILSGKLLGAAWITAFTALFLAITGLTSVLDQPELQSVLWPAGSGLIVGLLYLAEGAVRRNLLHYGLGTWLALTSTAALWLTAPTFYGVLAVAGGGAYALAAALEHRRLRFLGAHHRA; translated from the coding sequence ATGTCCGGCCCCGCAACCGTTCTGCCGCCCGCCGCCCATGCCCGCCCCGCCGGTCGCCCGCGCGAGGTCGACAACCGCGCGGCCTACCTCAGCTTCGGACTCGCCTACCTACTCGGCCACGGCGCCGCCGCAGCTTCCGAGGGCGCTGCCCCCTTGCTCGACCTGCCCGGCTGGCTCCCCGTGACGCTGCTCGGAGGCGGACTCGCGGCCGGCATCGCCTTGACCACAGCCGCCGCCCTGCGGGCGCAGCGAGGAGCCACCCCACCGGAGATCCTCTCCGGCAAGCTGCTCGGCGCCGCCTGGATCACCGCCTTCACCGCCCTGTTCCTCGCCATCACCGGCCTCACCTCCGTGCTCGACCAGCCCGAACTCCAGTCCGTCCTCTGGCCCGCCGGATCCGGTCTGATCGTCGGGCTGCTCTACCTCGCCGAGGGCGCCGTACGCCGCAACCTGCTGCACTACGGCCTCGGCACCTGGCTCGCCCTGACCTCCACCGCGGCCCTCTGGCTCACCGCGCCCACCTTCTACGGGGTCCTGGCCGTCGCGGGCGGCGGCGCCTACGCCCTCGCCGCAGCCCTCGAACACCGCCGCCTCCGCTTCCTCGGGGCACACCACCGCGCCTGA
- a CDS encoding helix-turn-helix domain-containing protein, with product MVSEEHRRVLDPERDAAALKALTHPLRIRLLGLLRQDGPATATELGVKAGESSASTSYHLRVLAKHAFVAEADHRDGRERRWRAVHSATAWSNESMESSPGSRALLSLSRRAQIEHLEASLVRHEADIADGRLPQEWVEPSGISDLMPRLTAGSLAELREAFYLKLEELAARDAGDARAAQVVLLMAGLALAPRDPATDPHVSGPTPTPTPTATATETETEDAS from the coding sequence ATGGTCAGCGAAGAGCACAGACGCGTACTCGACCCCGAGCGGGACGCCGCAGCCCTGAAGGCCCTCACGCACCCGTTGCGCATCCGGCTGCTCGGGTTGTTGAGGCAGGACGGCCCGGCCACTGCGACTGAACTCGGGGTCAAGGCCGGGGAGTCGTCCGCTTCCACCAGCTATCACCTGCGGGTCCTGGCGAAGCACGCGTTCGTCGCCGAGGCCGATCACCGAGACGGCCGGGAGCGACGCTGGCGGGCGGTGCACTCCGCGACCGCCTGGAGCAACGAGTCGATGGAATCCTCCCCGGGCAGCCGTGCCTTGCTCAGCCTGTCCCGCAGGGCCCAGATCGAGCACCTGGAGGCTTCCCTCGTCCGGCACGAGGCCGACATCGCCGACGGACGGCTGCCGCAGGAGTGGGTGGAGCCCTCCGGGATCAGCGACCTGATGCCCCGTCTGACAGCCGGATCGCTCGCCGAACTCCGGGAGGCGTTCTACCTCAAGCTCGAAGAACTGGCCGCCCGCGACGCAGGGGATGCCCGCGCGGCGCAGGTCGTGCTCCTCATGGCAGGGCTGGCCCTCGCGCCACGCGACCCCGCCACCGATCCGCACGTCTCGGGCCCCACGCCCACGCCCACGCCAACGGCGACGGCGACAGAGACCGAGACCGAGGACGCGTCGTGA
- a CDS encoding MFS transporter, which yields MTGSLDIPTARRRYVTVCALFWLPLGLSLAPLILLLTERGMTTATIAGLFAAHSLTAAALELPTGGLADVLGRRVVLVAAGLLNLTALVLVGLGSAPWLLALGMVLMGAGRALSSGPAEAWYVDTVHADSGPDADLRPGLAGGSSATSAALAVGTLLGGALPWLLGVGPDLGARLGEASSGLVVPLSVPLLLGAAVEIAFVLYVLTALSEPPRPPAALRGVLRGIPATVVGGLRLGGRDVLVRRVFLSAGAAGSALVALELLVPGRAATVTGASESGAVLFAALACAGFICSAFGSRLAPLTARLAGSGERAVMVGLGAGASGLLLLGATAEATGAGALVLSATGYGLVYLGLGAAGPNQNDVLHRRVTSAGRATALSVQSLALQLVGALAGLVIGALRPGPAPWLLGGTALLAGSLLWLRRSVPTPPTPEPSSFPRRPDGVWSGRPPGGTLELHAPQRQE from the coding sequence GTGACCGGGTCGTTGGACATACCCACCGCACGCCGCCGCTACGTCACGGTCTGCGCGCTCTTCTGGCTGCCACTGGGCCTGAGCCTCGCCCCCCTGATCCTGCTGCTCACCGAGCGCGGCATGACCACGGCGACGATCGCGGGCCTGTTCGCCGCGCACTCGCTGACGGCCGCAGCACTGGAACTGCCCACCGGAGGGCTGGCCGACGTCCTCGGACGCCGCGTCGTCCTGGTGGCCGCCGGCCTGCTGAACCTGACCGCCCTGGTCCTCGTAGGACTCGGCTCTGCTCCCTGGCTGCTCGCGCTGGGCATGGTGCTGATGGGCGCCGGCCGTGCCCTGTCCAGCGGCCCGGCCGAAGCCTGGTACGTCGACACCGTCCACGCGGACTCCGGGCCCGATGCCGATCTGCGCCCCGGCCTGGCCGGCGGATCCTCCGCGACCTCCGCCGCACTCGCCGTGGGAACCCTGCTCGGCGGCGCCCTTCCCTGGCTGCTCGGAGTCGGCCCCGACCTCGGCGCCCGGCTGGGCGAAGCCTCCTCCGGGCTGGTAGTGCCCCTTTCCGTGCCGCTGTTGCTGGGCGCGGCGGTCGAGATCGCCTTTGTGCTGTACGTCTTGACCGCCCTGTCCGAGCCGCCCCGACCACCGGCCGCCCTGCGGGGCGTGCTCCGAGGCATCCCGGCCACCGTCGTGGGCGGACTGCGTCTGGGCGGTCGGGACGTGCTGGTCCGCCGGGTGTTCCTCAGCGCCGGTGCGGCCGGCAGCGCACTGGTCGCGCTCGAGCTGCTCGTACCGGGACGTGCTGCGACGGTCACGGGCGCCTCGGAGTCGGGGGCGGTGCTCTTCGCCGCACTGGCCTGCGCCGGATTCATCTGCTCCGCGTTCGGCAGCCGTCTCGCACCGCTGACCGCCCGATTGGCGGGCAGTGGTGAGCGTGCGGTCATGGTGGGCCTGGGCGCCGGCGCGAGCGGGCTGCTCCTGCTCGGCGCCACAGCGGAGGCCACCGGAGCGGGCGCCCTGGTGCTCTCGGCCACCGGCTACGGCCTGGTCTACCTCGGGCTCGGCGCGGCGGGACCGAATCAGAACGACGTCCTGCACCGCCGTGTCACCAGTGCCGGCCGGGCCACCGCGCTGTCCGTCCAGTCCCTCGCCCTGCAACTGGTGGGAGCCCTCGCCGGCCTGGTCATCGGGGCCCTCCGGCCGGGACCGGCGCCCTGGCTACTCGGTGGCACCGCACTGCTAGCGGGATCCCTCCTGTGGCTGCGCCGCAGCGTTCCCACACCGCCCACTCCGGAGCCTTCTTCGTTCCCGCGTCGCCCGGACGGAGTGTGGTCCGGGCGCCCGCCCGGCGGCACACTGGAACTCCACGCCCCGCAGCGCCAGGAGTGA
- a CDS encoding nucleoside hydrolase: MPVPIIIDCDPGHDDALAIMLAAGDPAVDLLAVTTVAGNQTLDKTTLNARRVCTVAGITDVPVAAGCDRPLVQPLGVAADVHGVTGLDGPMFPAPTVDVVPEHAVDLIHRLLAEHPEPVTLVPTAPLTNIALLLLRYPEDASRIREIVLMGGSTERGNRTPVAEFNVLTDPEAADIVFRSGVPVTMCGLNVTHQALATPEVVARFVALGTPLGQTCADLLTYFGSTYRELWGFASPPLHDPVAVARVIDPGLVHCVDARVDVELHGRYTRGATVVDLHRSTGRPDNARVAVTLEAGPFWDRMVAAVEVLGARAHGPTPP, translated from the coding sequence GTGCCCGTCCCGATCATCATCGACTGTGACCCCGGACATGACGACGCCCTCGCGATCATGCTGGCCGCCGGGGACCCGGCGGTGGACCTGCTGGCCGTCACCACGGTCGCGGGCAACCAGACCCTCGACAAGACCACGCTCAACGCCCGCCGGGTCTGCACGGTCGCCGGGATCACGGACGTCCCCGTCGCGGCCGGTTGCGACCGGCCGCTCGTCCAGCCGCTCGGCGTGGCCGCTGACGTGCACGGGGTCACCGGACTGGACGGGCCGATGTTCCCGGCTCCCACGGTGGACGTGGTCCCGGAGCACGCCGTGGACCTCATCCACCGACTGCTGGCCGAGCACCCCGAGCCCGTCACCCTCGTCCCGACGGCGCCGCTGACCAACATCGCCCTGCTGTTGCTGCGGTACCCCGAGGACGCCTCCCGCATCCGCGAGATCGTCCTGATGGGCGGTTCGACGGAACGGGGCAACCGGACCCCGGTCGCCGAGTTCAACGTCCTCACCGACCCGGAAGCCGCCGACATCGTCTTCCGCTCGGGGGTGCCGGTCACCATGTGCGGGCTCAACGTCACGCACCAGGCGCTGGCCACCCCCGAAGTGGTGGCCCGCTTCGTGGCCCTCGGTACGCCCCTCGGGCAGACCTGCGCGGACCTGCTGACCTACTTCGGTTCCACGTACCGAGAGTTGTGGGGCTTCGCCAGCCCACCGCTGCACGACCCGGTGGCAGTGGCCCGGGTCATCGATCCCGGGCTGGTGCACTGCGTGGACGCCCGCGTCGACGTTGAGTTGCACGGCCGCTACACGCGCGGTGCCACCGTGGTGGACCTGCACCGTTCCACGGGCCGCCCGGACAACGCGCGCGTGGCCGTGACCCTGGAGGCCGGGCCGTTCTGGGACCGGATGGTGGCCGCCGTCGAGGTCCTCGGCGCGCGTGCCCACGGGCCGACGCCTCCCTGA